The genomic segment CGAGTATGGGGCGGTGGAATCGGTGGTTTGCCCCCCCTTTGTGGCGCTTGCCGGAGTTGCCGCCGCCCTCGCCGGCAGCGGCGTCCGCGTGGGGGCGCAGAACGTCCACGAGAAAGACAGCGGGGCGTTCACCGGACAGGTCTCCCCGCCCATGCTGAAGGGGCTTGTCGCCTACGTGATCATCGGTCATTCCGAGGTGCGCGCCTATCAGGGCGAGACGGACGCCCAGATCAACCTGAAGGCAAAGGCGCTCCTCGCGCACGGCTTGACACCGATCATCGCTGTTGGCGAAAGTGACGCGGTGAATCGGGCGGGCGGCACCCTTGCCACCGTTGGGGCGCAGGTGCGGGCGGCACTAGCGGGCGTTTCTGCGGCGGAGGCTGCCTCTCTGGTCATTGCCTATGAGCCGATTTGGGCAATTGGCACGGGGCGCGTCCCTAGCCCAGAGGAAGCCAACGCGATCATCAAGGGGGCGGTGCGCGATGTCCTTGCCGAACTGTACAGCGCACAGACCGCCGCCCAAGTGCGCATCCAATACGGGGGAAGCGTCACGCCGGCAAACATGGTCGGCTTTATGTCCCAACCCGATATTGATGGGGCGTTGGTGGGTGGCGCCTCGTTAAAGGTGGATGATTTCCTCAGCCTTGTCGCGGCGGCGCGACAAGCGAAGGGTCTCTAGCCGAGACGACAGCCCCAGGCGAAGGGCGATCATTATGGCGGCAGTGCTGAACCTCCTCATCCCATGGATCACCCTCGCGGTGGTCACCTTCTGTGTGATCACCATCCGCAATTGGATTCTGCGCCACCTCTTTGGGGTCAGTTGGCTTGCCAGCCGCGAACGCAACCTCGCCGTGATCATCTACCTGATCGCCCTTCTGCCGGGCGTCTTGCTGCGGGAGGGAAGCCGTTATTTTGTGGCGGGGCTGCTGCGCCTGAAGCCCGCCTTCATCCAAGTGACGCCCACCGTCGGCAGCGATGGCATTGTTGAGATTCGCTTTGTCCACTTTCTGGTTCTGAACCCCGTCTTTGCGGCGCTGATCGCCCTTGCCCCCTTCATCAGCGGGCTGATCATCACCTACCTTGTTGCCATGCACGGGCTGAACGTCCCCGCGCTCATGGCGGCGGCAACCTCCTCCCAAGGGGCGGCGTTTGGCACAGCAATCCAGCGGACGCTGACGACGCCAAATTTTCTGCTCTTTGCCTACATCCTCTTTGGGATCGCCAACACCTGCCTTCCCACCAGCAGCGAACTGCGGGCGACATGGTTTTTCTGGGTGGGGGGCGTGTTGTTCCTCGGCTTGCTGATGGTGGCGGGGCTTTACAACGCGATCTTCCTCATTTTGGATGGACCCGTCACGCGGTTGGTCTATGGTTTGGCGACGATTCTGACCGTCATTGTGGGGATGAACCTGCTGGTGGCGGCGGGATTGTTCGTCCTTGAGCGCCTTGTCGAGATGATCACGGATCGAAAGGTGGAATACACGCCCGCCCAAGCCGCCGTAAAGACGAGCCGCGCTGGAAACGTCTTGCGCAGCGTGGAGGATTTGCGCCTGCCCGTGCCAAGCATCCCGGGCAAGGATGTGCCGATTGTCATTGCCCCACCCGTCGCCCCGCCGGAAGCGCCGCCGAAGATCGACGTGCCAACGCTCCCTGCTCCGGCGGAACGTCCGGCGATCACCCCGCCCGCCGCCGCTGCCAGCCTGCCCGCCCGCACCACAGGGACGGGGCTGCCCGCCGTGCCAGAAAGAGCCGCCCCGCCGCCACCGCGTCCGGCGGCATCCGTCCCCTTGCCCCCGCCCAAGATCGCCTCTACCCCTGCCGACGAGCCAGCGAAAGCTGCCAGCCCGCTAAGACCGCCCTTCGCGCCGGCGGCAAAACAACCGACGGGCGAGACAAAAGCCATCCCTACGGGGGCATCCGGTGGGACAGCGGGCGGGGCGTTTCCGGCGGCAAGAACAACCGGCGAGACAAAGCCACCCGCCTTTGGTGGGAGTGGGGGGGCAGCGGGGGCGCTGAGCAAACCGCTCCCCACCGCGCCAACGCCGCCGCCGCTGAAGCCGCCCTCACCCGCCGCCAACCCGCCCAAGATTGGCACACCCTTTGCCAACCGCGATGTGCGCCCCGCCCCCAAACCCGCCAGCGGCGCGTTTAACAAGCCAACATCCCCCGCCGATGATGATGTCATTGATGCGGAGTTGATTGAGGACGAGGATTACATCGACGCCGACGTGATTGAGGCGGATGTCATTGACGAAGCGCCGCCGCCCAAGCCCTCTGGCGGGTTTAACAAACCCTTTGGCAGGTCACCCTTTAACGCCACAGGCAGCAAACCGAGCGGCGACAAGAAAGACGACGACGAGACCCTGAAATACGTGGACGCCGATAAACTGTAGGGGCGACCATGTGCGGCGTCCACGCATGATCGCCCGCCGCTAAAGCAGCGGGCTGAGGCTGACCACCCCTACGGGGCTTGAAGGCAGTTCCCCCGCGTCCGTCTTAAGCCCCAACGGGGTGATTATTCTTAGCGCGGGCGTTTTAACCCCGCGCCCGTTTTTGCCCCGCCCTAGCGCGGCGTCACCCGAAACTGCTGCAACACCTCTGGCTGATAGGCGAGATACGCCGTCGGATCGGCGCGTATCTCCGCTGGCGTAGGGGCGGGAATCCCGTAGGTTGTCACCGTCAGAACACCCTCGGCGTCAATCTCGAAGGCAGTCCAGCCGAAGGTGTGTGCCAAGACATTCCCCCCCGTGATCCATTCATAGGCAATGCCCGACCCCACCAACCCCAGCGGATCGTACCCCGACGCCATGAGCAGGGTGTTCAAGCCGACCTCGGCAAAGGTATCCTTCAGGGCGCGGGGGGCGGCTTGATACAGGTTGTACTGCGTTTGGCTGATCGCACCGAGGGCGCGGAAAGCAGTTACTGCCAGCGTTCCGAACGGCGGATCGACGGCAACCGCGCCGGTGACGATTTCAAAGTAGCCCGTTTCAATCTGCGGATCGCCCGGGGTGAGGGCGTAGGTTAGGTTGTTCACAAACGTCCCGTGAAAATCAGCGGCGACGAACACGGCATTCGTGATTCCATTCCTCACCATGAAGTCCAAGAGGTCGGCGCGTTCCGCCGCGTAGCCCTCAAAGCGATCTCCGGCGTTGAACACCCCAAACTGTTGAATCGGCTGCGGGACGGCGATCACTTTCCAGAGAATGCCCGCCGCCTGTGCCGCCAGCAGATCAGCTTTCAATTGCGCCAACTGCGCCGCGCCAAGCATCGTCCGTGTTGGGTCGTAGGCTTTGTTTAGGAATGTCCGTATCGCCGCCGGATCGGTAGCGCCCCGTGCGCTAGGCGATGCCAAGCTCGCGTCGCGGAAGGTGCGGGCGTCCAAAACGAACAAGGCGGCGTCCTTCCCAAACGTCCGGTAGCGGTAGAGATTCGGCTTGCCCGCTGTGCGCGGGTCGCCCGTCGCGCCCCAGACCTCAGCACGGATGGGCATGTAGTCAAGGAACGCCTGATAACCGTTCTGGAACAGCGCCGTGTCGTGGATATATGCCCCCCGCCGATCAAAGCGGTTATCAGAGGCGGGCGGTGCGCCGCCCGCAAAATCGTCGGTGATTTCGTGATCGTCCAGCGTGGCGTAGATGGGGGTCGTCTGGTAAATGTCACGCCAGAGATTCAGGTCGTTCACCGTCAGCATATTTTCGGCGTGTTTTGCCCGAAATTGGGCGAGCGTTTGCGCCTGCCGAAGGGGAACATCTGGCGAGGTGACATCGGCGTAGACCGTATCGCCCAAGAGGACGAAGAAATCAAGGGCGTGGGCGGGGGCGTTCCGCACGACGATATAGGGCATGAATGCCGCCTGCCAATCGCCCGTAATGCCAAAACGAAGTCCGCGCTGAACGTCCGGTGGGGCGGGCGTCCTAAACGATCCGTTCAGCGTCAGCCCACCCGCATCGGTGATCTGGTAGGTGTAGACTGTCCCTGCGCTCAAGCCGCTGAGGTCAAGTTTGACGGGGAGAAGGGGATCGCTGATGGCGGCGGCGGGAAGGGTGACGGTGGGCGTGAGGCTCACCGCCAGCGCCCCGACGTTTGGGGAGTGAATCCACAGGACGGCGGAGGTTTGGTCGGCATCTCCAACGGCGGCAACCAGTGTGGGCGTGCGTGGGGATCGTTGGGCGGCGGTGGGGGACGTGATCAGGATGAACAGGACGGCAGCAATGAGCATAAAACGGCGGGTGATAGGCATGAAGGGTAGTCCTCATCGTTATTTATGCGAGGCGGTAGGTGCTTTATTCCTCCCCGCTAAAAGGTCATCCGTCGCCCCCGCCCCGATGGACGGGCTAACCAGCCCACCACGCGGAACACGACGATCATCAACGGCACATTGTACAAAACAGAGATGAGTGTCACATTGACAAGGGCATAGAAAACGGGGACAGACGAGCCAAACACATTCAGGACGACAATCAGCACCGTCTGAAAGACCACCGTCCCCACCGCAGCGGCAAGCGGCGGCACGATCAGGTTGCCGCGCCCGACCTCGTTGAAGATCAGGCTGACCGCCCCCGACGCAGCGACCATCGCCACCGCCCCTGTCCCCAACAGCCGCCCTCCGGCAAGGTCATGGAGCAGTCCGCCAACCACCGCCCATATCGCCCCTTCTTCCGCCCCCATGAGGATCGTCCACGAGAGGACGATCAGCAGGACAAGATCGAAGCCCGCCCCGCCGATCCGAAATTCGGGCAAAACCGCCCCTTGCAAAACAGCCGCCAGCACAAGCAGCGGCAGCCCGGAATAGCGTCCCACAGGCTCAGTTTTCGCCCCGCACCCATGCCACCAGCGCCGCAATGTAGGGGGCGAGCGGGACATCTTCCTGAAGGACAGCCAAGCGCCGTCCGGGGGCGATCTCTAGCCGGCGAATGGCAGCCAACAGGCGCTCTGAGGCAGCGCCCGCCCGCGCCGTAGGCGTCATCGCCAAGCGAAGGGAGAGCGCTTGCGCCGCACAGAGGTATTCCAGCGCGATCACCTTCTGAACATTCCCAACGATCTGTGCCGCTTTGCGGGCGGCAATCGTACACATGCTGACATGATCTTCGCGGTTGGCGCTGCTAGGGATGCTGTCCACACTGGCGGGATGCGCCAATGTTTTGTTCTCGCTGACGAGCGCGGCGGCGGTGTATTGGGCGATCATCAGCCCACTGTTCAGCCCTTCGCGTCCGGCTGAATCATGGATCAAAAAGGGCGGCAGACCGCGATTCAAACGGGGGTCGGTCAGGGTGAACATCCGCCGTTCGGCGATGCTCCCGATCTCGGCAGTGGCAATGGCGAGGTAATCCATGACCAGCGCCAGCGGTTCGCCGTGAAAATTCCCGCCGCTGATCACTTTTGCCCCGCGTGGGAGGTGGTCGGGCGAGTCGGCATCGTCAGGGAAGATCAACGGGTTATCGGTGACGGCGCTCAGTTCGTTTTCCAGCACCGTCTGCACGTGATCAAGCGCCGTGCGCACCGCCCCAAACACGGATGGAATACAGCGCAAACAGTACGGGTCTTGGGGCGGACCTTCGGCGGGGTCAAGGTCACGGTCAGCGTCGCCCCGCATCAGCGTGCTGCCCTCAAAACGGGCGTAGAGCGCCGCCGCTTCCTCGGCTTGGGTGTGTCCCCGCCGCCGATTCAGATGGGGGAGGAAGGCATCTCGAAAGCCGCGCAGCGCTTCGGCGCTCATTGCCGCTGCGCCTCGTGCCGCCTCCAACAGGCGGCGGGCATCATGGAGCGCCAACGCGCCAATTGCTGCCGTGATCGCCGTCCCGTTGATCAGAGCGACGCCCTCTTTTGCCGTCAAGCGAATTTGGGCAATGCCAACGGCGTGCAGCGCCTCTGCCCCTGTGACGATCTCGCCATTCAGAAAGCACGCCCCCGACGCGCCGGGTTGGTCGGCGTCCTCGCCGGGAAGGGGGGCGCTCAGCGGTAAGACGAGGTGGGCAAGGGGGGCGAGATCGCCGCTTGCCCCAAGCGATCCTTGCCCCGGAACAAGCGGGTAGACCCCTCGGTTCAGCATCTCAATCAGGGTGTTGATCACCTCGCGCCGGATGCCCGAATAGCCCTGCGCCAAGCCCACAATGCGGATCGCCAGCGCCGCCCGAATCACCTCATAGGGGAGCGGGTCGCCCACGCCGACGGCATGGCTAACCAAGAGGTTGCGGGTGAGCCGTTCGGCGTCCATTTTGTCCCGAAACACGGCGCGTCCGGCGTTATCGCCAAAACCAGTATTGATCGCGTAATAGGCGATAGGCGGGTTCATCTCTAAGGAGGCGGCAACCCACGCCGCGCTTTGCTCCAAGCGAGGGTTCTCGGCGGGGGCAATGGGGCGCAAGCCAGCGCCATGTCGGGCAATCGCCACCACCTCGGCAAGGGTGAGCGGCGCAAAGGGGGAGAGGACTCTCTCAGGCACAAAAATCTACCTTTCACTGCGAAAATCTTTTCGGGGGGAAATTGTACCGTATTGTCCCCGCACCCCGTAGGGACGCGCTGCAGCGCGTCCGTCCCCCCTGCCTAAGAAATCGCAGCGGCGTTAGAGGTACTCTGCCGCGCCAGCAATAATCAAGACAAGCTGCCACATGCCGCTGAGCATCCCCTCGATCTCGATGTATTCATCAAGACGGTGGGCGTTTCCGCCCTGCGTGATTCCCAAAGTCACAGTGGGGATACCTTTGTGCAAGAGCATGTTGGCATCGGTGCTGCCCGTCTCGTAAAGGGGACGTATGCCGAGGTGCTGCAAGACCTCACCCGCCAACTGTGGAAGGGGATGCGCACGGGGAATCGCCCCCGCCGGGCGGTCTCCCACAAGGGTCACGTCATAGGTCAGGTCTGGGGTGCGGTTCTGATCGATGAGCATCTGCACGGCTTTTTCCAACCGGGCGAGCGCCTCCGTGCTTTCCGAACGTAAATCGAGCAGCAGAGACGCATCGGCAGCAATGGTGTTCACCGTGCTGCCGCCTTCAATAACGCCGATGTTATAGGTGGTGCGCGGGTGTTCGGGGACGCGCAGCGCGGCGATCCCCGCCCCAAGACGCAGCAGCCCGTGAATGGCGCTCTCCCGTCCAAAATGCAGCCAGCTATGTCCGCCTTGCCCCTTGCAATGAATTTTCAAGCGACGGACGGCGATTCCAGCGTGGTAAATCCGCCCTAGTGCCATCCCTTCGAGGACGATTGCCGTCCCGATGCGCCCTTTCAGGTAGTCGGTGACAGCCCGAATCCCACCCAGATCGCCCAAGCCTTCCTCGCGGCTGTTGGCGACAAACCACACATCGCAGGGGAGGAGGTGATCCGCCAAGAGGTCGGCGGTGGCAATCAGCGCGGCGACGCCGAGGCTGTTATCGCCAAGTCCCGGCGCGTAAATGTGTCTCCCCTCACGGCGGGCGGTCAGCGGCGTCGCAAGATCAAAGACGGTATCGGTGTGGGCGGAAACCAAAATGCCCGCCGCCTGCCGATCCCGTCCGGCAAGGCGGGCATAGACGTTATGGAGATCATCAACGTGGATCGAATCCAAGCCGGCAATGCCCCCTAAGCGCTGGCGAATATAGGCAGCACGGCGCGATTCGTCAAAGGTGGGGGCGGGGATCGCCTGAATGGTGAGCGCTTCCTCAAGGATGCGCTCTTGGCGGGTTTCAAGGGCGCGGCGGAGGGCGCTCAATTTTTGATCCAGACGGGCAATACGGCTCTCAGTCACGATGGGCAGTCCCTTTTTCAGCCTGTCACAGTGGGGCAAATCGTAACAGAGTGGCGAAAAGGCGGCAACCGGACGTATAGGGTGAACATGCGCGGACACCCCTGGGGTGTCCCTACGGGCGCGGGCGCGGGGTTAAAACGCCCGCGCTAAGACTAATCACCCCGTTGGGGCTTAAAACGGACGCGGGGGGAATTGCCTTTCCCTGTTTTCAGCCCCGCCCTTTAGGGCGGGGTGGTCAACCTTAGCCCGCTGCTTTAGCGGCGGGCGCTCACGGGCGGCGATGGGCGCAATGCTTGCGCCCCTACAGGAATTACACGGTCAACCGAACCTAATTCATCACGGCATTCACCGCCCGCAGCATGTGGAGCAGCCCCAGATTGCGCACCGTGTAGCCATAGGCGAGGTTTTGCGCCGTGAAGCGCCCCGTCGCCCCATCGGGCGGGGCAGAGGGATGCACGCCATCCCCGCTAATGCCCTGATTCGGCAGGCTTTGCAGGGCAAACCAATAATCCCAGAGGGGAATTTCGTATTGGTA from the Anaerolineales bacterium genome contains:
- the mreD gene encoding rod shape-determining protein MreD, which codes for MGRYSGLPLLVLAAVLQGAVLPEFRIGGAGFDLVLLIVLSWTILMGAEEGAIWAVVGGLLHDLAGGRLLGTGAVAMVAASGAVSLIFNEVGRGNLIVPPLAAAVGTVVFQTVLIVVLNVFGSSVPVFYALVNVTLISVLYNVPLMIVVFRVVGWLARPSGRGRRMTF
- a CDS encoding M20/M25/M40 family metallo-hydrolase, which codes for MTESRIARLDQKLSALRRALETRQERILEEALTIQAIPAPTFDESRRAAYIRQRLGGIAGLDSIHVDDLHNVYARLAGRDRQAAGILVSAHTDTVFDLATPLTARREGRHIYAPGLGDNSLGVAALIATADLLADHLLPCDVWFVANSREEGLGDLGGIRAVTDYLKGRIGTAIVLEGMALGRIYHAGIAVRRLKIHCKGQGGHSWLHFGRESAIHGLLRLGAGIAALRVPEHPRTTYNIGVIEGGSTVNTIAADASLLLDLRSESTEALARLEKAVQMLIDQNRTPDLTYDVTLVGDRPAGAIPRAHPLPQLAGEVLQHLGIRPLYETGSTDANMLLHKGIPTVTLGITQGGNAHRLDEYIEIEGMLSGMWQLVLIIAGAAEYL
- a CDS encoding triose-phosphate isomerase — encoded protein: MRKPIIAGNWKMNKTPAEAVNFALALAPRLREYGAVESVVCPPFVALAGVAAALAGSGVRVGAQNVHEKDSGAFTGQVSPPMLKGLVAYVIIGHSEVRAYQGETDAQINLKAKALLAHGLTPIIAVGESDAVNRAGGTLATVGAQVRAALAGVSAAEAASLVIAYEPIWAIGTGRVPSPEEANAIIKGAVRDVLAELYSAQTAAQVRIQYGGSVTPANMVGFMSQPDIDGALVGGASLKVDDFLSLVAAARQAKGL
- a CDS encoding alkaline phosphatase D family protein, translated to MPITRRFMLIAAVLFILITSPTAAQRSPRTPTLVAAVGDADQTSAVLWIHSPNVGALAVSLTPTVTLPAAAISDPLLPVKLDLSGLSAGTVYTYQITDAGGLTLNGSFRTPAPPDVQRGLRFGITGDWQAAFMPYIVVRNAPAHALDFFVLLGDTVYADVTSPDVPLRQAQTLAQFRAKHAENMLTVNDLNLWRDIYQTTPIYATLDDHEITDDFAGGAPPASDNRFDRRGAYIHDTALFQNGYQAFLDYMPIRAEVWGATGDPRTAGKPNLYRYRTFGKDAALFVLDARTFRDASLASPSARGATDPAAIRTFLNKAYDPTRTMLGAAQLAQLKADLLAAQAAGILWKVIAVPQPIQQFGVFNAGDRFEGYAAERADLLDFMVRNGITNAVFVAADFHGTFVNNLTYALTPGDPQIETGYFEIVTGAVAVDPPFGTLAVTAFRALGAISQTQYNLYQAAPRALKDTFAEVGLNTLLMASGYDPLGLVGSGIAYEWITGGNVLAHTFGWTAFEIDAEGVLTVTTYGIPAPTPAEIRADPTAYLAYQPEVLQQFRVTPR
- a CDS encoding histidine ammonia-lyase, coding for MPERVLSPFAPLTLAEVVAIARHGAGLRPIAPAENPRLEQSAAWVAASLEMNPPIAYYAINTGFGDNAGRAVFRDKMDAERLTRNLLVSHAVGVGDPLPYEVIRAALAIRIVGLAQGYSGIRREVINTLIEMLNRGVYPLVPGQGSLGASGDLAPLAHLVLPLSAPLPGEDADQPGASGACFLNGEIVTGAEALHAVGIAQIRLTAKEGVALINGTAITAAIGALALHDARRLLEAARGAAAMSAEALRGFRDAFLPHLNRRRGHTQAEEAAALYARFEGSTLMRGDADRDLDPAEGPPQDPYCLRCIPSVFGAVRTALDHVQTVLENELSAVTDNPLIFPDDADSPDHLPRGAKVISGGNFHGEPLALVMDYLAIATAEIGSIAERRMFTLTDPRLNRGLPPFLIHDSAGREGLNSGLMIAQYTAAALVSENKTLAHPASVDSIPSSANREDHVSMCTIAARKAAQIVGNVQKVIALEYLCAAQALSLRLAMTPTARAGAASERLLAAIRRLEIAPGRRLAVLQEDVPLAPYIAALVAWVRGEN